A section of the endosymbiont of Galathealinum brachiosum genome encodes:
- a CDS encoding 50S ribosomal protein L7/L12 has protein sequence MAVSKEDMLETIANMSVMEVVDLIEAMEEKFGVSAAAAVAAAPAAGGDAGAAAEEKDEFDVMMTGFGENKVAVIKAVRAITGAGLKDAKTMVESCPVAVKEGASKSEAEDVKKQLEEAGAAIELK, from the coding sequence TGGCTGTATCTAAAGAAGATATGCTAGAAACTATTGCTAACATGTCAGTAATGGAAGTTGTTGACCTTATCGAAGCAATGGAAGAAAAATTCGGCGTTTCAGCAGCAGCTGCTGTTGCTGCTGCTCCAGCTGCTGGCGGTGACGCTGGTGCTGCTGCAGAAGAAAAAGACGAGTTTGATGTAATGATGACTGGCTTCGGCGAGAACAAAGTTGCAGTAATCAAAGCTGTTCGTGCTATCACTGGCGCTGGCCTTAAAGACGCAAAGACAATGGTTGAATCTTGTCCTGTTGCTGTTAAAGAAGGCGCGTCTAAGTCTGAAGCAGAAGACGTTAAGAAGCAGCTTGAAGAAGCTGGCGCAGCAATCGAACTTAAATAA